A portion of the Roseovarius sp. SCSIO 43702 genome contains these proteins:
- a CDS encoding ComEC/Rec2 family competence protein yields MQDNLAAQRGHMFGWVPVCLAAGIGIYFSVPQEVPQGLLLALFGGGLGGLALALRFHPRGAPLVIGASLVALGIALAGLRAHHVAEPVLGFRYYGPVEGRIVAMDRSGSDALRLTLDRVVLFNLPPERTPARVRISLHGEGGGTDPRPGLRILATAHLSPPGGPVEPGGFDFQRHAWFQRLGAVGYTRVPVLALEPPARRWSAFGARVALSKHVQARLPGEAGAFAAAIMTGDRAGMGQETLRALRVSNLAHLLAISGLHMGLLAGFVFALVRLCLVASSWVSLRVPAKKIAAGVALGVAAFYLALSGGNVATERAFIMVAVVLLAVIFDRRALSLRAVALAAVIVLVLRPEALLGPGFQMSFAATTALIAVFAWLRDRDAWLGPRWVRPVTTVFVSSLVAGVATAPFAAAHFNQIAHFGLVANLLSVPLMGALVMPAAVMSVCLMPLGLDWIALWVMGQGLGWILGVAHWVAGLDGARGVVVSPGPLVLPMLAVGGMVLLLWQGRSRVMGLVPILAAFWLWSGAERPDVLISEDGSLVGVLTGDGRALSKARGAGFVALNWLENDGDRADQATASARWTGRGTFGGIAITALAGKRDVAAFAGCDAGEIVVMGHEPDPPLGPVACRVIAPSELRATGAVSLAFKAGEVRITTARQRSGARLWNSKALRAQ; encoded by the coding sequence TTGCAGGACAATCTGGCGGCACAGCGCGGGCATATGTTCGGCTGGGTGCCGGTATGCCTCGCGGCGGGGATCGGGATCTACTTCTCGGTCCCGCAGGAAGTGCCGCAGGGTCTTCTGCTGGCTCTTTTCGGCGGCGGCCTGGGCGGGCTCGCGCTTGCCTTGCGGTTCCACCCGAGAGGTGCGCCGCTGGTGATCGGGGCAAGCCTCGTGGCGCTCGGGATCGCGCTTGCGGGACTGCGCGCGCATCACGTGGCCGAGCCGGTGCTGGGTTTTCGCTATTACGGGCCGGTCGAGGGGCGGATCGTGGCGATGGATCGTTCGGGCTCGGACGCGCTGCGGCTGACACTCGACCGGGTGGTCCTGTTCAACCTGCCGCCCGAGCGGACGCCGGCGCGCGTGCGCATCTCTCTGCATGGCGAGGGGGGCGGCACCGATCCGCGGCCCGGCTTGCGGATCCTGGCGACGGCACATCTGTCGCCGCCCGGCGGGCCGGTGGAGCCGGGCGGCTTCGACTTCCAGCGCCATGCCTGGTTCCAGCGGCTGGGCGCCGTGGGCTACACCCGCGTGCCGGTCCTGGCGCTCGAGCCGCCCGCGCGACGATGGAGCGCGTTCGGTGCGCGCGTGGCGCTTTCGAAACACGTGCAGGCGCGGCTTCCGGGCGAGGCGGGGGCCTTCGCGGCCGCGATCATGACCGGGGACCGGGCCGGAATGGGGCAGGAGACGCTGCGTGCGCTTCGCGTGTCGAACCTCGCGCATCTGCTGGCGATTTCCGGGCTTCACATGGGGCTTCTGGCGGGGTTCGTCTTTGCGCTGGTGCGCCTCTGTCTCGTCGCGAGCTCCTGGGTGTCCCTGCGCGTGCCGGCCAAGAAGATCGCGGCCGGCGTGGCGCTTGGCGTCGCGGCGTTCTACCTGGCGCTGTCAGGCGGCAACGTGGCGACCGAGCGGGCCTTCATCATGGTGGCGGTGGTGCTTCTGGCCGTGATCTTCGACCGGCGCGCGCTCAGCCTGCGGGCGGTGGCGCTGGCGGCCGTGATCGTGCTTGTCCTTCGGCCCGAGGCGCTTCTGGGTCCGGGGTTCCAGATGTCCTTCGCGGCGACCACGGCGCTCATCGCGGTCTTCGCGTGGCTGCGGGACCGGGACGCGTGGCTGGGGCCGCGATGGGTGCGCCCGGTGACGACGGTCTTCGTGTCGTCCTTGGTGGCCGGGGTGGCGACGGCGCCTTTCGCGGCGGCGCATTTCAACCAGATCGCGCATTTCGGCCTCGTGGCGAACCTGCTGAGCGTGCCGCTCATGGGGGCGCTGGTGATGCCGGCGGCGGTGATGAGCGTGTGCCTCATGCCGCTGGGCCTCGACTGGATCGCGCTCTGGGTCATGGGACAGGGGCTGGGCTGGATCCTCGGGGTGGCGCATTGGGTCGCGGGGCTCGACGGCGCGCGTGGCGTGGTGGTGAGCCCGGGCCCGCTGGTGCTCCCGATGCTGGCGGTGGGCGGGATGGTCCTGCTCCTTTGGCAGGGGCGCTCGCGCGTCATGGGGTTGGTGCCGATCCTCGCGGCCTTCTGGCTCTGGAGCGGGGCGGAACGGCCCGATGTGCTGATATCGGAGGACGGAAGTCTCGTCGGCGTCTTGACCGGGGACGGCCGCGCGCTGAGCAAGGCGCGGGGCGCGGGATTCGTGGCGCTGAACTGGCTCGAGAACGATGGGGACAGGGCCGATCAGGCCACGGCCTCGGCTCGGTGGACGGGGCGCGGGACGTTCGGGGGCATCGCGATCACCGCCCTTGCGGGCAAGCGCGACGTCGCGGCGTTCGCGGGTTGTGACGCGGGGGAGATCGTGGTGATGGGGCACGAACCCGACCCGCCGCTCGGGCCGGTGGCGTGCCGCGTGATCGCACCTTCGGAATTACGCGCCACGGGTGCGGTCTCGCTCGCCTTCAAGGCGGGGGAGGTCCGAATAACGACCGCGCGCCAAAGATCTGGCGCGCGGCTCTGGAATAGCAAAGCGCTCCGGGCTCAGTAG
- the lexA gene encoding transcriptional repressor LexA, whose product MLTRKQLDLLEYINKRVQRDGVPPSFDEMKEALDLRSKSGIHRLITALEERGFIRRLAHRARALEIVKLPESLGGAAAHGFQPRVIDGDRPDAPQPANAQPVEVHALELPLMGRIAAGVPIEAIAHASRNVAVPGAMVSGQGNHYALEVKGDSMIDAGINDGDVVVIRETSTADNGDIVVALVEDQEATLKRFFRRGNAIALEAANPAYETRVLPDDKVKVQGRLVGLIRTY is encoded by the coding sequence ATGCTGACGAGAAAACAGCTGGATTTGCTGGAATACATCAACAAGCGCGTGCAGCGTGACGGCGTCCCGCCCAGTTTCGACGAGATGAAGGAAGCGCTCGATCTGCGCTCCAAATCGGGCATCCATCGCCTCATCACCGCGCTCGAGGAGCGGGGCTTCATCCGCCGCCTCGCGCATCGCGCGCGTGCGCTCGAGATCGTCAAACTCCCCGAGAGCCTCGGTGGCGCCGCCGCCCACGGCTTTCAGCCCCGCGTGATCGACGGGGACCGCCCCGACGCGCCGCAACCCGCCAATGCCCAGCCGGTCGAGGTCCACGCGCTCGAGCTTCCGCTCATGGGCCGTATCGCCGCCGGTGTCCCGATCGAGGCAATCGCCCATGCCTCGCGCAACGTGGCCGTGCCCGGCGCGATGGTCAGCGGCCAGGGCAATCATTACGCGCTCGAGGTGAAGGGCGATTCGATGATCGACGCGGGTATCAACGATGGCGACGTGGTGGTCATCCGCGAAACCTCGACCGCCGACAACGGCGACATCGTCGTGGCACTGGTCGAGGATCAGGAGGCGACACTCAAGCGCTTCTTCCGCCGTGGCAACGCCATCGCGCTCGAAGCCGCGAACCCGGCCTACGAAACCCGCGTCCTGCCCGATGACAAGGTCAAGGTGCAGGGCCGTCTCGTGGGTCTCATCCGCACCTACTGA
- the glp gene encoding gephyrin-like molybdotransferase Glp encodes MIPVEQALSELFALVSPTAAELVDLRKASGRVLARPVSASRAQPPFSCSAMDGYALAASAARPGAHLRVIGEAAAGRRFEGRVGDGECVRIFTGAPMPEGTDRVVIQEDVTRDGEMVALGQTLDDKTHVRPAGADFAAGATMDAPRRLGPSEVALLAAMNVAEVPVHARPTVAIMATGDELVMPGESPGPDQIIASNSFGLKALLAELGAEPRLLPIARDSEASLRMAFDLARGADLVVTIGGASVGDHDLVGPVAQSLGLDRSFYKIAMRPGKPLMAGRMGEAAMIGLPGNPVSAMVCGHVFLAPVIRAMQGLPAAPAPRQRATLAAPLAQNGPREHYMRARVEDGRIRAHDHQDSALLTVLADANALLVRPPQDPARDAGAEVEYLPL; translated from the coding sequence ATGATACCGGTCGAGCAAGCGCTGTCCGAACTTTTCGCGCTCGTCTCCCCGACCGCGGCGGAACTCGTCGACCTGCGCAAGGCGTCGGGCCGCGTGCTTGCCCGCCCGGTCTCGGCCAGCCGCGCTCAGCCCCCCTTTTCCTGTTCCGCGATGGACGGCTACGCCCTCGCCGCGTCCGCCGCCCGCCCCGGCGCGCACCTTCGGGTGATCGGCGAAGCGGCGGCAGGTCGGCGTTTCGAGGGGCGCGTGGGCGATGGCGAATGCGTGCGCATCTTCACCGGCGCCCCCATGCCCGAGGGCACCGATCGCGTGGTGATCCAGGAGGACGTGACGCGCGACGGCGAGATGGTGGCGCTGGGCCAGACCCTCGACGACAAGACCCATGTCCGCCCCGCGGGCGCCGATTTCGCGGCCGGTGCCACGATGGACGCGCCCCGCAGGCTCGGTCCGTCGGAGGTGGCGCTTCTCGCGGCGATGAACGTGGCCGAGGTGCCGGTCCACGCGCGGCCCACCGTCGCGATCATGGCCACCGGCGACGAGCTTGTCATGCCCGGCGAGAGCCCCGGCCCCGATCAGATCATCGCCTCGAACTCCTTCGGGCTCAAGGCCTTACTGGCCGAACTTGGTGCGGAACCGCGGCTTCTTCCGATCGCGCGCGACAGCGAGGCTTCGCTGCGGATGGCCTTCGATCTTGCGCGGGGCGCTGACCTTGTGGTCACCATCGGCGGTGCCTCCGTGGGCGATCACGACCTTGTCGGCCCGGTGGCTCAAAGCCTCGGGCTCGATCGCAGCTTCTACAAGATCGCCATGCGCCCCGGAAAGCCGCTCATGGCGGGCCGGATGGGAGAAGCCGCGATGATCGGCCTGCCCGGCAATCCCGTCTCGGCCATGGTCTGCGGTCACGTTTTCCTCGCCCCGGTGATCCGCGCGATGCAGGGCCTCCCGGCCGCGCCCGCACCCCGCCAGCGCGCAACCCTCGCCGCGCCGCTCGCCCAAAACGGCCCGCGCGAGCACTACATGCGCGCCCGCGTCGAGGACGGACGCATCCGCGCCCATGACCACCAGGACAGCGCGCTCCTGACCGTGCTCGCCGACGCCAACGCGCTCCTTGTTCGCCCCCCGCAGGACCCGGCCCGCGATGCCGGGGCCGAGGTCGAGTATCTGCCGCTCTGA
- the moaC gene encoding cyclic pyranopterin monophosphate synthase MoaC, with amino-acid sequence MAGLTHFDAEGHAHMVDVSDKPVTARVASARGHVKMARETFEILAEGRAKKGDVLGVARLAGIMGAKRTADLVPLCHPLPITKVALDLTLDAEMPGVRIEATVKTSGQTGVEMEALTAVSTAALTVYDMLKAVDRAMELGGIRVVLKDGGKSGRYEAK; translated from the coding sequence ATGGCGGGGCTCACCCATTTCGACGCCGAGGGCCATGCCCACATGGTCGACGTGTCCGACAAGCCGGTGACGGCCCGCGTGGCCAGCGCGCGCGGCCACGTGAAGATGGCGCGCGAAACCTTTGAAATCCTTGCCGAAGGCCGCGCGAAGAAAGGCGACGTTCTGGGCGTTGCCCGGCTGGCCGGGATCATGGGCGCCAAGCGCACGGCGGATCTCGTGCCGCTCTGTCACCCGTTGCCCATCACCAAGGTCGCGCTCGACCTCACCCTCGACGCCGAGATGCCCGGCGTGCGGATCGAGGCGACGGTCAAGACCTCCGGCCAGACCGGCGTCGAGATGGAGGCGCTGACCGCGGTGAGCACCGCCGCGCTGACGGTCTACGACATGCTCAAGGCGGTCGATCGCGCGATGGAACTCGGCGGCATCCGGGTCGTGCTGAAAGACGGCGGAAAATCAGGCCGTTACGAGGCGAAATGA
- the trpC gene encoding indole-3-glycerol phosphate synthase TrpC, whose translation MSTPTILEKIKAYKLREIEADKAERPVEALLSAAAAASPPRGFADALLAASKEGYGLIAEIKKASPSKGLIREDFDPATLARAYEDGGAACLSVLTDTPSFQGAKKYLTEARDACDLPVLRKDFMYDPYQVIEARALGADAILIVMASVTDDEAAALEETAMTHDMDVLVEVHNQEELDRAALLESKLLGINNRDLHTFETSLDVTRKLAKQVPAGKIIVCESGLNSPKELAEMAMYGARCFLIGESLMRQPDVTAATRAILADPLRAGGF comes from the coding sequence ATGAGCACCCCGACCATCCTCGAGAAGATCAAGGCCTACAAGCTCCGGGAGATCGAGGCCGACAAGGCCGAGAGACCCGTTGAGGCGCTCCTGTCCGCCGCCGCCGCGGCCTCGCCGCCGCGCGGCTTCGCCGACGCGCTCCTCGCCGCCTCCAAGGAGGGCTACGGGCTCATCGCCGAGATCAAGAAGGCGAGCCCCTCCAAGGGCCTCATCCGCGAGGATTTCGACCCCGCCACCCTTGCCCGGGCCTACGAGGACGGTGGCGCGGCCTGCCTCTCGGTGCTGACCGATACCCCCAGTTTCCAGGGCGCCAAGAAGTACCTGACCGAGGCCCGCGACGCCTGCGACCTGCCCGTGCTGCGCAAGGATTTCATGTATGACCCCTACCAGGTGATCGAGGCCCGCGCGCTCGGCGCCGACGCCATCCTGATCGTCATGGCAAGCGTCACCGACGACGAGGCGGCGGCCCTCGAGGAGACCGCCATGACGCACGACATGGACGTTCTCGTCGAGGTTCACAACCAGGAGGAACTGGATCGCGCCGCGCTGCTCGAGTCGAAGCTTCTGGGCATCAACAACCGCGACCTTCACACCTTCGAAACCTCGCTCGACGTGACCCGCAAGCTCGCCAAGCAGGTGCCCGCCGGCAAGATCATCGTCTGCGAAAGCGGCCTCAACAGCCCCAAGGAACTGGCCGAGATGGCGATGTATGGCGCCCGTTGCTTCCTCATCGGGGAATCTCTCATGCGTCAGCCCGACGTGACCGCCGCCACCCGCGCCATCCTGGCCGATCCGCTTCGCGCCGGCGGGTTCTGA
- the trpD gene encoding anthranilate phosphoribosyltransferase, which translates to MSDALKTLIGAAADRPLSRAEAERAFQILFEGEATPAQMGGFLMALRTRGETVDEYAAAAAVMRAKCRHVRAPEGAMDIVGTGGDGKGTLNISTAAAFVVAGAGVCVAKHGNRNLSSKSGAADALTEMGINVMIGPDVVEKALEKTGIAFMMAPMHHPAMAHVGPVRAELGVRTIFNILGPLTNPAGAKRQLTGAFSRDLIRPMAETLARLGSEAAWLVHGSDGTDELTITGKSWVSALDRDGTIRDIETHPEEAGLPVHPFEDILGGTPSENAHAFRALLDGEAGAYRDAVLLNSAAALLVADHAKTLSEGVEIARESIDSGTARRKVAELAQITSEAP; encoded by the coding sequence ATGAGCGACGCGCTGAAAACGCTCATCGGCGCCGCCGCCGACCGCCCGCTTTCGCGCGCCGAGGCCGAGAGGGCGTTCCAGATCCTCTTCGAGGGCGAGGCGACGCCGGCCCAGATGGGCGGCTTCCTGATGGCGCTGCGCACGCGCGGCGAAACGGTCGACGAATACGCCGCCGCCGCTGCCGTCATGCGCGCCAAGTGTCGCCACGTCCGCGCGCCCGAAGGTGCGATGGACATCGTCGGCACCGGCGGCGACGGCAAGGGGACGCTCAACATCTCGACCGCCGCGGCCTTCGTCGTGGCGGGCGCGGGCGTCTGCGTGGCCAAGCACGGCAACCGCAACCTCAGCTCGAAATCCGGCGCGGCGGACGCCCTGACCGAGATGGGGATCAACGTGATGATCGGCCCGGATGTGGTTGAAAAGGCTCTGGAAAAGACCGGCATCGCCTTCATGATGGCGCCCATGCACCACCCGGCTATGGCCCATGTCGGCCCCGTCCGCGCCGAGCTCGGCGTCCGCACGATCTTCAACATCCTCGGCCCGCTCACCAATCCCGCCGGCGCCAAGCGCCAGCTCACCGGCGCCTTCTCCCGCGATCTCATCCGCCCCATGGCCGAAACCCTCGCGCGGCTCGGATCCGAGGCCGCGTGGCTCGTCCATGGCAGCGACGGCACCGACGAGTTGACCATCACCGGCAAGAGCTGGGTCTCCGCGCTCGACCGCGACGGCACGATCCGCGACATCGAGACCCACCCCGAGGAGGCGGGCCTGCCCGTGCATCCTTTCGAGGACATTCTCGGCGGCACGCCCTCCGAGAACGCCCATGCCTTCCGCGCCCTTCTCGACGGCGAGGCAGGCGCCTATCGCGACGCCGTTCTCCTCAATTCCGCCGCCGCGCTTCTTGTTGCAGACCACGCGAAGACCCTCTCCGAAGGTGTTGAAATCGCGCGAGAAAGCATCGACAGCGGCACCGCGCGCCGAAAGGTGGCGGAGCTTGCACAGATCACATCGGAGGCCCCATGA
- a CDS encoding aminodeoxychorismate/anthranilate synthase component II — translation MLLLIDNYDSFTYNLVHYVGELGAEVVVRRNDALTVDEAMAMRPAGILLSPGPCDPDQAGICLPLTLAAAEARVPLLGVCLGHQTIGQAFGGRVVRHSEIVHGKMGHVHHEGAGVFAGLPSPFEATRYHSLVVERDSLPAALEVTAALEDGTIMGLRHRELPIEGVQFHPESIASQHGHALLQNFLNLLPVEA, via the coding sequence ATGCTGCTTCTCATCGACAATTACGACAGCTTCACCTACAACCTCGTGCATTACGTGGGCGAGTTGGGGGCCGAGGTCGTCGTGCGCCGCAACGATGCGCTCACCGTCGACGAGGCGATGGCGATGCGGCCCGCCGGCATCCTCCTCTCGCCCGGTCCCTGCGATCCCGACCAGGCCGGCATCTGCCTCCCGCTGACCCTCGCCGCGGCCGAGGCGCGCGTGCCGCTGCTCGGGGTCTGCCTCGGGCATCAGACCATCGGCCAGGCCTTCGGCGGGCGTGTCGTGCGCCATTCCGAGATCGTGCATGGCAAGATGGGCCACGTCCATCACGAGGGTGCCGGCGTCTTCGCGGGCCTTCCCTCGCCCTTCGAGGCGACGCGCTATCATTCGCTCGTGGTGGAGCGTGACAGCCTGCCCGCCGCGCTCGAAGTGACCGCCGCGCTCGAGGACGGGACGATCATGGGGCTGCGGCACCGCGAGCTTCCCATCGAGGGCGTGCAGTTCCACCCCGAATCGATCGCCTCGCAGCATGGCCACGCGCTCTTGCAGAATTTCCTTAACCTTCTTCCGGTAGAAGCATGA
- a CDS encoding divergent polysaccharide deacetylase family protein — protein sequence MASKFIAGVLAGTVVSALGLGAASLMTDLPGQEAPQAGQAVVPAGSEFNQSRDDEAAALPAPEDTTEPAEAPELAAPAPDDLSGLEGADTAPGARPETGLAEGGLRAPEAAPSESGLGASLDAPVQPSLQGEAPDAPAGEDDLSISTEPAQPAAPDAGGEASAFPGGGADGEETGIAETQPEADPAPAPEVETEAPRFPDAEAGDEELALLPEPEPEEAEKPSGTIGNMAENVETGRLPAVGVDPEPEPEEVMDAETDLRAIKAHAEPFDNAQGKPVMAVVLIDDGTSPIGLDALSAFPYPLSFAVDPTSDGAVEAMRRYREAGFEVLVMVDLPETASAADTETAMQAILTELPEAVAVMEGTRAGLQSSREAAEQLAPILLESGHGLVLFSKGLDTAGKLIAREGVPVATVFRDFDAKGQDATVIRRFLDQAAFKAGRDDDGVIMLGRLRAETVSALLIWGLQDRANQVALAPVSAVLDPEK from the coding sequence ATGGCGAGCAAATTCATAGCCGGTGTGCTGGCGGGAACCGTGGTGTCGGCCCTGGGCCTGGGCGCGGCGTCGCTGATGACCGATCTGCCGGGGCAGGAGGCGCCGCAGGCGGGGCAGGCGGTGGTGCCGGCCGGGTCGGAGTTCAACCAGTCGCGGGACGACGAGGCGGCGGCGCTTCCGGCGCCGGAAGACACGACGGAGCCCGCCGAGGCGCCGGAGCTCGCGGCGCCCGCGCCCGATGACCTGAGCGGCCTCGAGGGGGCCGACACGGCGCCCGGCGCGCGGCCCGAGACGGGGCTGGCCGAGGGCGGGTTGCGCGCGCCCGAGGCGGCGCCCTCCGAGAGCGGGCTGGGGGCGTCCCTGGATGCGCCGGTTCAGCCCAGCCTCCAGGGAGAGGCGCCGGATGCGCCCGCGGGCGAGGACGACCTGTCGATCTCGACCGAGCCCGCGCAGCCCGCCGCGCCGGACGCGGGCGGAGAGGCGTCGGCCTTCCCCGGTGGTGGCGCGGACGGAGAGGAGACGGGTATCGCCGAGACGCAACCGGAGGCCGACCCGGCACCGGCGCCCGAGGTCGAAACGGAGGCGCCGCGCTTTCCCGATGCGGAGGCCGGCGATGAGGAGCTTGCGCTTCTGCCCGAGCCGGAGCCGGAGGAGGCCGAAAAGCCGTCGGGGACCATCGGGAACATGGCGGAGAATGTCGAGACCGGGCGCCTTCCGGCGGTCGGCGTCGATCCCGAGCCGGAGCCCGAGGAGGTGATGGATGCCGAGACGGACCTGCGCGCGATCAAGGCCCATGCGGAGCCTTTCGACAACGCCCAGGGCAAGCCCGTCATGGCGGTCGTGCTCATCGACGACGGCACGTCGCCCATCGGGCTCGACGCGCTGTCGGCCTTTCCCTATCCGCTGAGCTTTGCGGTCGATCCCACGAGCGACGGTGCCGTCGAGGCGATGCGGCGCTATCGAGAGGCGGGGTTCGAAGTGCTTGTGATGGTGGACCTGCCCGAGACGGCCTCGGCTGCGGATACCGAGACCGCGATGCAGGCGATCCTGACCGAGCTGCCCGAGGCCGTTGCCGTCATGGAAGGCACGCGCGCCGGGCTGCAATCGAGCCGGGAGGCCGCCGAACAGCTCGCGCCCATCCTGCTCGAGAGCGGGCACGGGCTGGTGCTCTTTTCCAAGGGGCTCGACACGGCGGGCAAGCTCATCGCGCGCGAAGGGGTGCCGGTGGCGACGGTGTTCCGGGATTTCGACGCGAAGGGCCAGGATGCCACGGTCATCCGGCGCTTCCTCGACCAGGCGGCGTTCAAGGCCGGGCGCGACGATGACGGCGTGATCATGCTGGGTCGGCTGCGCGCCGAAACGGTGAGCGCGCTGCTGATCTGGGGTTTGCAGGACCGGGCGAACCAGGTGGCGCTGGCGCCGGTGTCGGCGGTGCTCGACCCCGAAAAGTGA
- a CDS encoding pseudouridine synthase has protein sequence MASLILFNKPMGVLTQFTDEGTGHPTLARYVDIPGVYPAGRLDRDSEGLVILTDDGRLQARISDPKHKQPKTYLVQVEGIPSDEALAALRAGVPLKDGPTRPAKVARIAPPDLWPRTPPVRVRKTVPDTWLRLTITEGRNRQVRRMTAHVGHPTLRLVRWSVGDWTLDGLAPGTWREA, from the coding sequence ATGGCCAGCCTCATCCTTTTCAACAAGCCCATGGGCGTGCTCACGCAATTCACCGACGAGGGCACGGGCCACCCGACGCTCGCGCGCTATGTCGATATCCCCGGCGTCTATCCGGCGGGCCGTCTCGACCGCGACAGCGAGGGGCTGGTGATCCTCACCGACGATGGCCGCCTCCAGGCCCGGATCAGCGACCCGAAACACAAGCAGCCCAAGACATATCTCGTGCAGGTCGAGGGCATCCCCTCCGACGAGGCCCTCGCGGCGCTCCGCGCGGGCGTCCCGCTCAAGGACGGCCCGACCCGTCCCGCGAAGGTCGCGCGCATCGCCCCGCCCGACCTCTGGCCGCGCACCCCGCCCGTGCGTGTCCGCAAGACGGTGCCCGACACCTGGCTCCGCCTGACGATCACCGAGGGGCGCAACCGGCAGGTGAGGCGCATGACCGCGCATGTGGGCCACCCCACCCTGCGCCTCGTCCGCTGGTCGGTCGGCGACTGGACGCTGGACGGCCTCGCGCCGGGCACCTGGCGCGAGGCCTGA
- a CDS encoding rhodanese-like domain-containing protein — MRVPFHPAPLAALALGLSLLAAPAPLLAADDAPAITSSVAADTVPQKKRTTPGLYVTAAEAAALLDARDDILLIDVRTPEETMFVGVPTAADANIPLKTVDPAHRLDEEKGSYAMTANPAFVPATRALIEEEDPAAVLVMCRSGTRSAAAVNALASAGIEVPLYSVIDGFEGDKDKDTGHRSVNGWKNAGADWTYEVPAGLLRGAD; from the coding sequence ATGCGCGTCCCGTTCCACCCCGCCCCGCTCGCCGCCCTGGCGCTCGGCCTTTCGCTTCTCGCGGCCCCCGCGCCGCTTCTCGCCGCCGACGACGCCCCGGCCATCACGAGCAGCGTCGCCGCCGACACGGTCCCCCAGAAGAAGCGGACCACGCCCGGCCTCTACGTCACCGCGGCCGAGGCCGCGGCCCTTCTCGACGCCCGCGACGACATCCTGCTGATCGACGTCCGCACGCCCGAGGAAACCATGTTCGTGGGCGTGCCCACCGCCGCCGATGCCAATATCCCTCTCAAGACGGTCGATCCCGCCCACCGCCTCGACGAGGAAAAGGGAAGCTACGCCATGACCGCCAACCCCGCCTTCGTCCCCGCCACCCGTGCGCTCATCGAGGAGGAAGACCCGGCGGCGGTGCTGGTCATGTGCCGCTCCGGCACGCGCAGCGCGGCCGCCGTCAACGCGCTCGCCTCTGCCGGGATCGAGGTGCCGCTCTACTCGGTCATCGACGGGTTCGAGGGCGACAAGGACAAGGATACCGGCCACCGGAGCGTGAATGGCTGGAAGAACGCCGGCGCGGACTGGACCTACGAGGTGCCCGCCGGACTGTTGCGCGGGGCGGACTGA
- a CDS encoding phytanoyl-CoA dioxygenase family protein, with protein MTTMTTRLDSDTIDDFRENGVTILRGVFSDWVETLRAGVAANMDDPDPNARIYKGENGGGRFFVDYCNWNRIPQYEDFIFNSGAAEIAAQLMDSRQVQLFHEHVLVKEAATGVPTPWHQDAPYYCVDGPKTVSLWVPLDEVPRETTLEFVPGSHKWDKFYRPQRFDGSALNENDGLEEIPDINGDREGYDVIGWAMSLGDAVAFDYRTIHGAPANSSKTSQRRAFSLRLVGDDTRFVRREGIVTSPPFPGVTLAHGDPLSGAEFPLLRS; from the coding sequence ATGACCACCATGACCACCAGGCTCGACAGCGACACCATCGACGATTTCCGCGAGAACGGCGTGACCATCCTGCGCGGGGTTTTCTCCGACTGGGTCGAGACGCTCCGCGCGGGCGTTGCCGCCAACATGGACGATCCCGACCCCAACGCGCGCATCTACAAGGGCGAGAACGGCGGCGGGCGGTTCTTCGTCGACTACTGCAACTGGAACCGGATTCCCCAATACGAGGATTTCATCTTCAATTCCGGCGCCGCCGAGATCGCGGCGCAACTCATGGACAGCCGGCAGGTGCAGCTTTTCCACGAACACGTCCTCGTCAAGGAAGCCGCCACCGGCGTCCCCACCCCCTGGCACCAGGACGCGCCCTATTACTGCGTCGATGGCCCCAAGACCGTCAGCCTCTGGGTCCCCCTCGACGAAGTTCCGCGCGAGACCACGCTCGAATTCGTCCCCGGCTCGCACAAGTGGGACAAGTTCTATCGCCCGCAGCGGTTCGACGGCTCGGCGCTCAACGAGAATGACGGGCTCGAGGAAATCCCCGACATCAACGGCGACCGCGAGGGCTATGACGTGATCGGCTGGGCCATGAGCCTCGGCGACGCGGTGGCCTTCGACTACCGCACCATTCACGGCGCGCCCGCCAACAGCAGCAAGACATCGCAGCGCCGCGCGTTCTCGCTGCGCCTCGTGGGGGATGACACGCGCTTCGTGCGCCGCGAGGGCATCGTGACCTCGCCCCCTTTCCCCGGCGTGACCCTAGCGCATGGCGATCCGCTTTCCGGCGCCGAGTTTCCCCTGCTCCGAAGCTGA